The Sporosarcina ureae genome includes a region encoding these proteins:
- a CDS encoding fatty acid desaturase, with protein sequence MSKEQTKQLHKDVAPFAKSDLKKSIVQMINTIPPIFILWFLAYQSLSVSVTLTVVLSIVAAFFVVRTFIIFHDCTHGSFFRNKKANSIVGTITGVLTLFPYEKWKREHSIHHATSSNLDKRGVGDIWVMTVEEYKNASKFERFSYRVYRNPIVLFGFGPLYLVLISGRFNRKDARKKERMNTYLINIILVAVYTVLIVAIGWKAFLLIQGTMMFTAGALGIWLFYIQHTFEDSYFEEETDWDYVKAAVEGSSYYQLPRVLQWATGNIGFHHVHHLAPRVPNYNLEMAHELTPPLQKATTITLKTSFESLRYRLYDPNNKKFITFKEAKQYSFKEKLSIDLKPKRTRLS encoded by the coding sequence ATGAGTAAAGAACAAACGAAGCAATTGCACAAAGACGTCGCGCCTTTTGCGAAATCTGATTTGAAAAAGAGTATTGTTCAGATGATCAATACAATTCCGCCAATATTCATCTTATGGTTCCTGGCTTACCAAAGCTTGAGTGTATCTGTCACATTAACGGTTGTGTTGTCAATCGTTGCTGCGTTCTTCGTAGTTCGCACATTCATCATCTTTCATGACTGTACGCACGGTTCATTCTTCCGCAATAAAAAAGCGAATAGCATTGTAGGAACAATTACTGGCGTCTTAACATTATTCCCATATGAAAAATGGAAAAGAGAGCACTCGATTCACCACGCAACTAGTTCAAACCTAGACAAACGCGGTGTTGGAGATATCTGGGTCATGACTGTGGAAGAGTACAAAAATGCCTCGAAGTTCGAGCGTTTCAGCTACCGTGTTTACCGTAACCCTATTGTGTTGTTTGGATTTGGACCTTTATACTTGGTACTGATCTCAGGTCGTTTTAACCGTAAAGACGCGCGTAAGAAAGAGCGTATGAATACGTATTTAATTAACATCATTTTAGTTGCAGTATATACAGTGTTAATCGTAGCGATTGGTTGGAAAGCCTTCTTGCTAATCCAAGGTACTATGATGTTCACAGCTGGTGCCCTTGGTATTTGGTTGTTCTACATCCAACATACATTCGAAGATTCTTATTTCGAAGAAGAAACAGATTGGGATTATGTTAAAGCAGCAGTTGAAGGAAGTTCATACTATCAATTGCCACGTGTTTTACAATGGGCAACAGGCAATATTGGATTCCACCATGTACATCACTTGGCACCACGTGTACCAAACTATAACTTGGAGATGGCGCATGAATTAACACCGCCATTGCAAAAAGCAACAACGATCACATTAAAAACTAGCTTTGAATCTTTACGTTACCGCTTGTATGATCCAAATAATAAAAAATTCATCACATTCAAAGAGGCAAAACAATATTCATTCAAAGAGAAGTTGTCAATTGATTTAAAACCAAAACGTACACGTTTATCTTAA
- a CDS encoding sensor histidine kinase: protein MYSWYSIFPKSPWLSIYAWVVFCILPFFFILRSASPFNLAIGIMLLVLFFLSYYFSAKSKSGLMYMWISFEIVITVVMTLLFGYVYLSLFIAFSIGNIRRPVGFFIIYGLHIAILIAAIVAGFFLEIELFLPQIHFVIITVIGVVLLPFNLYNRQKRDLLQDQLEVARERISELMIIQERERIARDLHDTLGQKLSMIGLKSDLASRLMDRDIESAKVEIQDIRQISSTALKEVRVLVSGMRRVKLKDELIRVQQMLKAAEIEVDIEGNPNFPDVSPIVENVLVMCLKEAINNVVRHSYATQCCILFEQTEKAFVIRIHDNGIGIAQNGVNLPGNGLDGMKERLEFINGKLSIKSDNGTDLKIVVPAVLKQIKEG, encoded by the coding sequence ATGTATAGTTGGTATAGTATTTTCCCTAAAAGCCCATGGCTCAGTATTTATGCTTGGGTTGTATTTTGTATTTTGCCTTTCTTTTTTATTTTACGAAGTGCATCTCCATTTAACTTAGCAATAGGCATCATGTTATTAGTGTTATTTTTCCTTTCCTATTATTTTTCGGCCAAATCCAAAAGCGGTCTCATGTATATGTGGATCAGTTTTGAAATTGTCATTACAGTCGTAATGACGTTACTATTTGGCTATGTCTATCTATCGTTGTTTATTGCGTTCTCTATTGGAAACATTAGAAGACCAGTAGGTTTTTTTATTATTTATGGATTACATATTGCAATCTTAATCGCAGCGATTGTTGCTGGGTTCTTTCTTGAAATCGAATTATTTTTACCACAAATTCACTTTGTTATTATCACAGTGATCGGTGTAGTCCTATTACCATTTAATTTGTACAATCGTCAAAAACGAGATCTACTTCAAGATCAGTTGGAGGTTGCTAGGGAACGGATATCCGAACTGATGATCATTCAAGAGCGTGAGCGTATTGCACGGGATCTCCATGATACGCTTGGACAGAAGTTATCCATGATCGGTTTAAAGAGTGACTTGGCTTCTCGATTAATGGATCGGGATATCGAGTCTGCAAAAGTAGAAATTCAAGATATACGACAAATATCTAGTACGGCATTAAAAGAAGTACGAGTTCTCGTCAGTGGTATGCGACGTGTGAAGCTTAAAGACGAATTGATACGGGTTCAGCAAATGCTGAAGGCAGCTGAAATCGAAGTGGATATAGAAGGTAATCCGAATTTCCCTGACGTGTCTCCTATTGTAGAAAATGTACTCGTTATGTGTTTAAAAGAAGCCATTAACAATGTAGTGAGACACAGTTATGCAACGCAATGTTGTATCCTATTTGAACAAACAGAAAAGGCATTTGTTATTCGGATACACGATAACGGTATAGGTATCGCGCAAAATGGCGTAAATTTACCAGGTAACGGACTCGATGGTATGAAGGAACGATTGGAGTTCATCAACGGTAAACTGTCGATTAAAAGTGACAATGGAACTGATTTAAAAATCGTTGTACCTGCTGTTCTAAAACAAATTAAGGAGGGGTAA
- the thiM gene encoding hydroxyethylthiazole kinase — MQLIQQLRQQQPLVHCITNFVVANFQANGLLALGASPVMADAVEEAEDIARIAACSILNIGTLKQQTVDAMILAGNSARAAGKPVVLDPVGAGATPFRKASALKVLEEVDITLIRCNAGELAAIADIPWTAKGVDAGEGSADIEDIAKKTARKYNCLVAVSGEVDIVTDGHSMLSIIGGHPMMTTITGTGCLLSSVTGAFLAVGMENPLESVADALSFYKRAGEQTAKISRGPGDFAVNFLNTLHTLDRDSKTFLA; from the coding sequence ATGCAGCTTATTCAACAACTTCGTCAACAACAACCGCTCGTTCACTGCATTACAAATTTTGTAGTCGCAAATTTCCAGGCAAATGGTTTATTAGCACTAGGTGCTTCTCCTGTTATGGCGGATGCAGTAGAAGAAGCAGAAGATATCGCAAGAATTGCTGCCTGTAGTATTTTAAATATCGGTACGTTAAAGCAACAGACGGTGGATGCCATGATTCTCGCTGGAAACAGCGCTCGCGCAGCAGGGAAACCTGTCGTACTAGACCCAGTAGGTGCTGGAGCTACACCTTTTCGTAAAGCTAGCGCGTTGAAAGTGCTAGAGGAAGTCGATATTACACTGATCCGCTGTAATGCAGGAGAACTTGCTGCGATTGCAGATATCCCTTGGACCGCCAAAGGTGTCGATGCAGGTGAAGGTTCAGCAGACATCGAAGATATCGCGAAAAAGACTGCACGCAAATACAATTGTCTCGTCGCAGTATCAGGCGAAGTCGATATAGTCACGGACGGCCATTCCATGTTATCCATTATAGGCGGCCATCCCATGATGACTACTATTACGGGTACTGGGTGTTTACTCAGTTCTGTCACAGGTGCTTTTCTCGCCGTAGGAATGGAAAACCCTTTGGAATCCGTAGCAGATGCACTCTCATTTTATAAACGGGCTGGTGAACAAACAGCAAAAATTTCCCGCGGGCCTGGAGACTTTGCTGTAAACTTCTTAAATACATTACATACATTGGATCGCGATTCAAAAACATTTTTAGCATAA
- the thiW gene encoding energy coupling factor transporter S component ThiW, which translates to MNTRKMVFMTMFVAIAVAGSTFVSFPAGIARAYPIQHAVNVIVAIVMGPGAAVIVAFMTGLVRVLTGTGSLLAFPGGMIGAFLAGVFYQRIKKNWSAGIGEVIGTGLIAPLFAVPYAKILMGTTVTAFFFLPPFLVSTVSGTIIGLLLAPRLLKLKLFKGL; encoded by the coding sequence ATGAATACACGTAAAATGGTTTTTATGACAATGTTTGTCGCAATCGCAGTTGCTGGCTCTACATTCGTTTCATTTCCTGCCGGTATCGCCAGAGCATATCCCATACAGCATGCTGTGAATGTCATAGTAGCGATTGTAATGGGTCCGGGGGCAGCTGTTATCGTAGCGTTTATGACAGGGCTCGTACGTGTACTGACGGGAACAGGCTCACTGCTCGCATTTCCAGGCGGGATGATCGGGGCATTTTTGGCGGGCGTATTCTATCAGCGTATCAAAAAGAATTGGAGTGCTGGTATTGGAGAGGTGATCGGTACGGGTTTGATCGCGCCTTTATTTGCGGTGCCATATGCAAAAATTTTGATGGGCACAACGGTAACTGCTTTCTTCTTCCTACCTCCTTTTCTTGTGTCGACAGTGAGCGGAACTATTATAGGTCTGTTGCTAGCTCCGAGACTTTTGAAGCTGAAGCTTTTCAAAGGTTTATAG
- a CDS encoding DUF3238 domain-containing protein, which translates to MKKLFEIQQMDHSLDDISFTWSDIGGYYRVYKNDRQVYEGTAPNFTDGELDPSHPFQYIVERVEEERVQDVIVIQTSALTEVQKDEHPLQRLVITTIAASSQIALSWEWIKDVEKFDIYRNGQYLETITDNRFIDREVSSSEPVVYSVSATRPLIDSNQKMNVSKSIVSKVYEGIMPPNPDNKPTEEVYTFSVRVKQRDRLLKPVADREKQKEVKRWKFRYTTFLKEDIIKNPNLFSPIPYFTGDDRDFNPEGKSFRTRVDIEGKFIGRDNALQFTKATGPSIGLNYMKRYKRHDHASVDGIEIERLEGDSTEVHFAINHDVGNPLTASPPIHYEMKAHLDEQGNLDLVGYHNDAPHHEVYLALDDEDWRALHRTESEGLAYLTGVLGDNYWRYMTCN; encoded by the coding sequence ATGAAGAAATTATTCGAAATTCAACAGATGGATCATTCATTGGATGATATATCGTTTACATGGAGTGATATTGGTGGTTATTACCGTGTCTATAAAAATGATCGGCAAGTATATGAAGGGACGGCTCCGAATTTTACGGACGGGGAGCTAGATCCGTCACATCCTTTCCAATATATAGTAGAACGGGTAGAGGAAGAACGGGTTCAAGATGTAATCGTGATCCAGACTTCGGCCTTGACAGAAGTACAGAAAGATGAACATCCTTTACAACGCTTAGTAATTACAACGATTGCCGCTTCATCGCAAATTGCCCTTTCGTGGGAATGGATTAAAGATGTGGAGAAGTTCGATATTTACCGTAACGGTCAATACCTCGAGACAATTACTGATAATCGTTTTATTGATCGCGAGGTAAGTTCTTCGGAGCCAGTGGTATACAGTGTTTCGGCAACGCGTCCGTTGATTGACAGCAATCAGAAAATGAATGTTAGTAAATCGATTGTATCAAAAGTGTATGAAGGAATTATGCCTCCAAATCCTGATAATAAACCAACAGAAGAAGTGTATACCTTTTCTGTGCGAGTTAAGCAACGAGATCGATTACTAAAACCGGTGGCCGACAGGGAAAAACAAAAAGAAGTGAAGCGATGGAAGTTCCGCTATACAACATTTTTAAAGGAAGATATCATAAAAAATCCGAATCTCTTCTCACCAATCCCATACTTTACAGGGGATGATCGGGATTTCAATCCTGAAGGAAAAAGTTTTCGCACCCGTGTGGATATAGAAGGAAAGTTCATTGGAAGAGACAATGCACTACAATTTACGAAAGCAACTGGACCATCCATTGGATTGAATTATATGAAACGGTATAAGCGTCATGACCATGCTTCTGTAGATGGTATAGAAATCGAGAGGTTGGAAGGGGACTCGACTGAAGTTCATTTTGCGATCAACCACGACGTGGGCAATCCACTGACCGCCTCACCGCCTATACATTACGAAATGAAAGCTCATTTGGATGAACAAGGGAACCTAGATCTAGTTGGCTATCATAATGATGCGCCTCATCATGAAGTCTACCTAGCGCTTGATGATGAGGACTGGCGCGCGCTACATCGTACGGAAAGTGAAGGATTAGCGTATTTGACAGGCGTACTTGGGGACAATTATTGGCGTTATATGACGTGTAATTAA
- a CDS encoding D-serine ammonia-lyase, producing the protein MQSEWLVKLPLLQSVIKKKEVLWCNPLVEPVAAGLSKTHLSKDDITDASDRLERFAPYLAKVFPDTDKGIIESPLTPIPMMKRELETTYAVNIPGRLLLKQDNALPISGSIKARGGIYEVLKHAETLAINSQLLDNAKDYSQFDTPAFRELFAMHKIAVGSTGNLGLSIGIMSAKLGFDVTVHMSADAKQWKKDLLRSKGVHVVEYMDDYSKAVEEGRRQAEADPSCHFVDDENSTDLFMGYAVAGERLASQLKEQNITVDEEHPLFVYLPCGVGGGPGGVAFGLKLAFGDHVHCLFAEPTHSPCMMIGMMTGLHDQVSVASFGLDNKTAADGLAVGTASAFVGKTMEPFLTGCYTVEDQTLFMLLKKLADSEGIWLEPSALAGMMGPVQVTKSKLPLADSKYATHLVWGTGGNMVPEDEMKDYYNHTRK; encoded by the coding sequence ATGCAAAGTGAGTGGCTTGTAAAACTGCCTCTATTACAAAGTGTGATCAAGAAGAAGGAAGTATTATGGTGTAACCCTCTCGTCGAACCGGTAGCAGCGGGTTTGTCGAAGACGCATCTGTCAAAAGATGATATAACTGACGCCAGCGATCGTCTAGAGAGATTTGCTCCCTATTTGGCGAAAGTTTTCCCGGATACGGATAAAGGCATTATTGAATCCCCCTTGACACCAATTCCAATGATGAAGCGAGAACTTGAAACAACGTATGCTGTCAATATTCCAGGCAGGCTATTATTAAAACAAGATAATGCGTTGCCAATCTCTGGTTCAATCAAAGCGCGTGGGGGTATTTATGAAGTGCTGAAGCACGCAGAGACACTTGCGATAAATAGCCAGTTGCTAGATAATGCAAAGGACTACAGCCAATTCGATACACCGGCATTCCGTGAGTTGTTTGCAATGCACAAGATCGCAGTAGGCTCGACGGGGAATTTAGGGTTGAGTATTGGCATTATGAGTGCGAAACTTGGTTTCGATGTAACAGTGCATATGTCAGCTGACGCTAAACAATGGAAAAAGGACTTACTGCGCTCAAAAGGCGTACATGTAGTAGAGTATATGGATGATTACAGCAAAGCTGTAGAAGAAGGCCGGCGTCAGGCGGAAGCGGATCCGTCTTGTCACTTTGTAGATGATGAAAACTCTACGGATTTATTCATGGGATATGCAGTAGCAGGAGAACGTCTTGCCTCACAATTGAAAGAACAGAATATCACTGTTGATGAAGAGCATCCATTATTTGTCTATTTACCTTGCGGTGTGGGTGGTGGACCAGGCGGCGTGGCGTTTGGTCTGAAACTGGCATTCGGTGATCATGTGCATTGCCTCTTCGCGGAGCCGACACACTCACCGTGTATGATGATTGGAATGATGACAGGTTTGCATGACCAAGTTTCAGTTGCAAGCTTTGGTCTGGATAATAAAACTGCGGCTGATGGTTTAGCAGTGGGCACAGCTTCTGCATTTGTCGGAAAAACGATGGAACCTTTCTTGACAGGATGCTATACGGTAGAAGATCAGACGTTATTCATGCTTTTGAAAAAGTTGGCGGATAGTGAAGGCATATGGCTGGAACCTTCAGCGCTGGCGGGTATGATGGGGCCTGTTCAAGTGACGAAGTCTAAATTACCGTTGGCGGACTCCAAATATGCAACGCATCTCGTATGGGGAACGGGAGGGAATATGGTACCTGAAGACGAAATGAAGGACTATTATAATCATACGAGGAAATAA
- the adh gene encoding aldehyde dehydrogenase, which yields MVQASESQVYANPNTEGSKVQFKKRYDNFIGGKWTAPVKGQYFDNTTPVTGKVFTQVARSTEEDIELALDAAHAAKDAWGKTSVTERSNILLKIADRIEENLEMLAVAETWDNGKAVRETLNADLPLAVDHFRYFASAIRAQEGGVSQIDNDTVAYHFHEPLGVVGQIIPWNFPILMAVWKLAPALAAGNCIVLKPAEQTPASILVLVELIEDLLPAGVLNVVNGFGLEAGKPLASNPRINKIAFTGETTTGRLIMQYASQNLIPVTLELGGKSPNIFFEDVMAEDDAFLDKAIEGFVMFALNQGEVCTCPSRALIQESIYDKFMERALERVKAIKTGNPLDPTVMMGAQASTEQLEKILSYLDIGKQEGAECLTGGEQNKLEGDLAEGYYVKPTVFKGHNKMRIFQEEIFGPVVAVTTFKDKEEALEIANDTLYGLGSGVWTRDMNTAYRFGRGIQAGRVWTNCYHAYPAHSAFGGYKASGIGRENHLQMLAHYQQTKNMLVSYDESKQGFF from the coding sequence ATGGTACAAGCTTCAGAAAGTCAGGTTTATGCAAACCCAAATACAGAAGGTTCAAAGGTTCAGTTCAAAAAACGCTATGATAACTTCATTGGTGGCAAGTGGACAGCACCAGTAAAAGGCCAGTATTTCGATAATACAACGCCAGTTACCGGAAAGGTATTTACCCAGGTTGCAAGATCTACAGAAGAAGATATTGAACTGGCTCTAGATGCGGCTCATGCAGCAAAAGATGCATGGGGGAAGACATCAGTCACTGAACGTTCGAATATTTTACTGAAGATTGCCGATCGTATCGAAGAGAATTTAGAAATGCTAGCTGTAGCTGAAACGTGGGATAACGGAAAAGCTGTTCGTGAAACATTGAATGCTGACCTTCCACTTGCAGTAGACCATTTCAGATACTTTGCTTCTGCAATTCGTGCGCAAGAAGGCGGAGTAAGCCAAATCGATAACGATACGGTAGCTTACCACTTCCATGAGCCATTAGGTGTGGTAGGTCAGATTATTCCTTGGAACTTCCCGATTCTGATGGCAGTTTGGAAACTTGCTCCGGCATTGGCCGCAGGAAACTGTATTGTGTTAAAGCCTGCTGAGCAAACACCCGCGTCTATATTAGTATTGGTTGAGTTAATTGAAGACTTACTGCCGGCAGGAGTTTTGAACGTAGTCAACGGTTTTGGATTAGAGGCAGGAAAACCACTAGCATCCAATCCGCGCATCAACAAGATTGCATTCACAGGCGAAACAACAACTGGCCGTCTAATCATGCAGTATGCTTCTCAAAACTTAATTCCGGTTACATTGGAACTTGGCGGGAAATCTCCGAATATTTTCTTTGAAGATGTAATGGCGGAAGACGATGCATTCCTTGATAAGGCAATTGAAGGTTTCGTTATGTTCGCATTAAACCAAGGAGAGGTCTGTACATGTCCATCCCGTGCATTAATTCAGGAATCCATTTACGACAAGTTCATGGAACGCGCACTGGAGCGTGTTAAAGCGATCAAGACAGGAAATCCATTGGATCCAACGGTTATGATGGGTGCTCAGGCATCTACTGAACAACTAGAGAAAATCCTTTCTTACTTGGATATCGGAAAACAAGAAGGTGCAGAATGTCTGACGGGTGGAGAACAGAATAAACTCGAAGGGGATCTTGCAGAAGGGTATTATGTGAAGCCAACTGTATTTAAAGGACATAATAAAATGAGAATCTTCCAAGAAGAGATCTTTGGTCCTGTAGTAGCGGTTACAACATTTAAAGATAAAGAAGAAGCGTTAGAAATTGCGAACGACACATTATATGGACTAGGTTCAGGCGTATGGACACGCGATATGAATACGGCATATCGCTTTGGACGCGGAATCCAAGCGGGACGTGTGTGGACGAACTGCTATCATGCGTATCCGGCACACTCTGCTTTCGGAGGTTACAAAGCTTCGGGTATCGGACGTGAAAACCACTTGCAGATGCTAGCGCATTATCAGCAGACGAAAAATATGCTCGTTAGCTATGACGAAAGTAAACAAGGGTTCTTTTGA
- a CDS encoding phosphatase PAP2 family protein: MRELSLRLLFVWIICILFTGIFAYIARSIHVQSISNFDEPIIDFVQGAESPGVTSIMKLFTTIGSTTSVVLLALLILGVLVWKKHRAQAVLFAIALAGTGILNQVLKFVFKRERPDFHRLIDISGYSFPSGHTMMAFSFYTILAYIVWRNVVNSGSRVAIIFLATMMIIMIAVSRIYLGVHFPSDIVGGVLASSVWLFASIAFYQRLQRQKSGNLQTK; the protein is encoded by the coding sequence ATGCGCGAACTATCACTTCGTTTATTATTCGTTTGGATTATTTGTATTCTATTTACCGGCATTTTCGCCTATATTGCGAGATCGATTCATGTACAATCTATCTCTAATTTTGATGAACCCATCATTGACTTTGTTCAAGGCGCGGAGTCTCCAGGGGTGACGTCTATTATGAAACTATTTACTACCATCGGTTCTACTACATCGGTTGTTCTGTTGGCCTTATTGATACTTGGTGTTCTGGTATGGAAGAAACATCGTGCCCAAGCGGTATTATTTGCTATAGCACTAGCTGGTACAGGCATTCTTAATCAAGTACTTAAATTCGTCTTTAAACGGGAACGTCCTGATTTTCATCGTCTAATCGACATTAGCGGATATAGCTTTCCTAGCGGACACACGATGATGGCATTCAGCTTTTATACAATACTTGCTTATATCGTATGGAGAAATGTAGTGAATTCAGGAAGCCGAGTTGCGATTATATTTCTTGCAACTATGATGATTATCATGATTGCAGTCAGTAGAATATACCTGGGTGTTCATTTCCCAAGCGATATAGTCGGCGGTGTGCTAGCTAGTTCAGTCTGGCTGTTCGCATCCATTGCATTCTATCAACGACTCCAACGACAAAAGTCAGGTAATCTACAAACCAAGTAA
- a CDS encoding response regulator transcription factor, with translation MIRIVIAEDQGMLLGALGSLLNLEEDMEVVGKAKNGQEAVDLVKSLQPDICIMDIEMPIKTGLDAAEELQDTECQIIILTTFARAGYFERARNAGVRGYLLKDNPIEELVKSIHSIIEGRRIYAPELIDMAFDMKEEEQNPLTEREVQVLKLVSEGKTTKQIATELFLSPGTVRNYISTILDKLGVRNRIEAITLFNEKGWFE, from the coding sequence ATGATCCGCATTGTAATTGCAGAAGACCAAGGAATGCTGCTCGGTGCGCTAGGGTCGTTGTTGAACCTGGAAGAAGATATGGAAGTAGTAGGCAAGGCCAAAAATGGTCAGGAGGCAGTGGATTTAGTCAAAAGTCTTCAGCCTGATATATGTATAATGGATATTGAAATGCCGATTAAAACCGGTTTGGATGCAGCGGAAGAATTACAGGATACGGAGTGCCAAATTATAATTTTAACGACGTTTGCTAGAGCGGGTTATTTCGAACGAGCGCGTAATGCAGGCGTTCGTGGCTATTTGCTCAAAGACAACCCGATTGAAGAGCTAGTGAAATCGATTCACTCTATTATTGAAGGACGTCGAATTTATGCACCGGAATTAATCGACATGGCATTTGATATGAAAGAAGAAGAGCAGAATCCATTGACTGAGCGCGAAGTCCAGGTACTTAAACTGGTATCGGAAGGCAAAACTACGAAACAGATTGCAACTGAACTGTTTTTATCACCCGGAACTGTCCGTAATTACATCTCCACGATACTGGATAAACTCGGCGTGCGTAATCGAATTGAAGCTATTACGTTATTTAATGAAAAAGGCTGGTTCGAATGA
- the thiD gene encoding bifunctional hydroxymethylpyrimidine kinase/phosphomethylpyrimidine kinase, with the protein MTVQVALTIAGSDSGGGAGIQADLKTFQELGVFGTSAITAVTAQNTHGVHGVYPIQTDGVIAQIRAVLDDFDVKACKTGMLFSAEIITEVATLLKEYPPIPLVIDPVMIAKGGQSLLQQQALQALKEHLLPLATIVTPNIPEAEVLTGMEIQTDEDIRQAATAFINMGVKAVVMKGGHRNDVLEAKDYYADKEGQSFTVTTPWIHTKDTHGTGCTFAAALTSFLAKGYSLPDAVAEAKQFIQAAIEHGLKIGSGHGPTNHWAYAELKKEMH; encoded by the coding sequence TTGACAGTACAAGTGGCATTAACCATTGCTGGTTCGGATAGCGGAGGAGGTGCAGGAATTCAGGCTGACTTAAAGACGTTTCAGGAGCTAGGTGTATTCGGGACTTCTGCCATAACCGCAGTGACTGCTCAGAACACTCACGGTGTTCACGGTGTGTATCCAATACAGACAGACGGAGTCATAGCACAAATACGTGCCGTGCTTGATGACTTTGATGTAAAAGCCTGTAAAACCGGCATGCTGTTTTCGGCTGAAATTATTACTGAAGTAGCTACACTATTAAAAGAATATCCCCCAATTCCTTTAGTCATTGACCCCGTCATGATTGCAAAGGGCGGACAATCTTTATTGCAACAACAGGCACTTCAAGCGCTAAAAGAACATTTACTACCACTGGCTACAATTGTGACACCGAATATACCCGAAGCGGAAGTGCTGACCGGAATGGAAATACAGACAGATGAAGATATTCGGCAAGCCGCAACCGCCTTTATCAATATGGGAGTGAAAGCTGTTGTTATGAAAGGCGGTCACCGCAATGATGTGCTAGAGGCAAAAGATTATTACGCTGACAAAGAAGGTCAGTCATTCACTGTGACCACACCTTGGATCCATACTAAAGATACACATGGGACCGGATGCACATTCGCGGCAGCTTTGACGAGTTTCCTAGCAAAAGGCTATTCCTTACCGGATGCAGTTGCTGAAGCGAAACAATTCATACAAGCTGCGATTGAACATGGCTTGAAAATCGGGTCAGGACACGGCCCAACAAATCACTGGGCATACGCTGAATTAAAAAAGGAGATGCATTAA
- the thiE gene encoding thiamine phosphate synthase → MRNMEVKKALSLYFIMGTPNSGNQDPLAIVEAALQGGVTCFQLREKGLHALEGEALLVFAKKCQELCKLYRVPFIVNDDVDLALAIHADGVHVGQDDEQADSVRQRIGPDMWLGVSTHNVQEVRLAQSIGADYIGLGPIYPTSTKPDASAVVGTTLIEEVHAVFPDMPIVAIGGITPSTTGSIIQAGADGVAVVSAIASAKDPHYAASDLSKIIHSLQG, encoded by the coding sequence ATGCGAAATATGGAAGTAAAAAAAGCATTAAGCCTTTATTTTATTATGGGCACACCGAACTCAGGAAATCAGGACCCATTGGCAATAGTAGAAGCGGCTCTTCAGGGTGGTGTCACATGTTTTCAGTTGCGTGAGAAAGGATTACATGCACTTGAAGGTGAAGCTTTACTCGTTTTTGCCAAAAAGTGTCAAGAACTCTGCAAATTGTATCGCGTTCCTTTCATCGTCAATGACGATGTGGATCTGGCATTGGCCATTCATGCAGACGGAGTTCATGTAGGACAAGACGACGAACAGGCAGACAGCGTGCGTCAGCGAATCGGTCCGGATATGTGGCTAGGTGTTTCAACTCACAATGTACAAGAAGTTCGACTTGCACAATCAATTGGCGCGGATTATATAGGACTGGGTCCGATCTATCCGACGTCAACTAAACCCGATGCTTCGGCTGTTGTAGGTACTACTCTGATAGAAGAAGTTCACGCTGTATTCCCTGATATGCCGATTGTTGCTATCGGTGGAATTACGCCATCTACTACCGGCTCTATTATCCAGGCAGGAGCAGATGGTGTAGCCGTTGTGTCTGCTATCGCTTCGGCTAAAGATCCACACTATGCAGCAAGTGATTTATCAAAGATAATTCACTCCTTGCAAGGATGA